The DNA sequence TGGCGGTGTCGCCGCCGGGCACGGAGAAGGCCAGCGGGAAGTTGCTGGCGGCGTAGACGGCGACGACGCCGAGCGGCAGCTTGTAGCGGCGCAGATCGGGCCAGGGCGGGGTCTGGGTGGCGTCCGCGTGGTCGATGCGGACGTCGAGGAAGGCGCCCTCGTCCACCACGGTCGCGAAGGCCCGCAGCTGGTAGGTGGTGCGGGCCAGTTCTCCGGTGAGCCGGGCGGGGCCGAGCGCGGTCTCCGCGTCGGCGGCCTCGACCAGCTGGTCACGGGCCTCGTCGAGCAGATCGGCGGCGGTGCGCAGCAGGGCGGCGCGCACCGTACGGTCGGCCAGGGAGCCGCGCGCGGCGTGGGCCGCGCGCACCACGCGGTCGACCTCCTCCGCCGTGGCTTCGACCGCTACCTGCTCGCGCTGCTTTCCGGTTCGGGGGTCGACGCTCCACACTGGTGCTGACACCGCGGATTCCTCCTGCTGTGGTGTTACCGCTGCTTGCGTCTCACACATCGACGGTGTTCGATATGCTGAACGCTGTCCCGGGTGATGAATTTCCCTGGGACTCTATGGCTGGTCGAACAGAGGGGTCAAGGCGATGTCAGCTGCCGAGACAGGCGGGGCCCAGGTCAAATCGGCGGTCCGCACGGTCGAACTGCTGGAGTTCTTCGCCGGACGGCCCGGAATGCACAGCCTGGCCGCGGTCCAGGAGGCCGTGGGCTACCCCAAGTCGAGTCTCTACATGCTGCTGCGCACCCTGGTGGAGCTCGGCTGGGTGGAGACGGACGCCACCGGCACCCGCTACGGCATAGGCGTGCGCGCCCTCCTCGTCGGCACCTCCTACATCGACGGCGACGAGGTCGTGGCCGCCGCCCGCCCCACCCTGGACCGGCTCTCGGACGACACCACCGAGACCATCCACCTCGCCCGCCTCGACGGCACCAATGTGGTCTACCTCGCCACCCGCCAGTCGCAGCACTATCTGCGCCCCTTCACCCGCGTCGGCCGCCGGCTGCCCGCCCACTCCACCTCGCTGGGCAAGGCGCTGCTGGCCACCCACTCCGATGAGCAGGTGCGCAAGCTGCTGCCGGAGACGCTGAGCCGGCTCACCGAGCACACGATCACCGACCGCGAGAAGCTGATCGAGGAGCTGCACCTCATCCGGGAGCAGGGGTACGCGGTGGACCGCGAGGAGAACACCCTGGGCCTGCGCTGCTTCGGCATCGCCATCCCGTACCGCACCCCCTCGCGCGACGCCATCAGCTGCTCGGTGCCGGTGGCCCGGCTCACCTCCGCCCATGAGCAGATGATCAAGGACGCCCTGTTCGACGCCCGGGACCGGCTCACCCTCGCGACGCGACGTCTCTGACCCGCGGTGTGACGATTCCGGCGAGCGCACGGAAGGCAGGAGGAACAGGCACATGGAGTACGCACGGCTGGGCACGTCGGGCATCAAGGTGTCGCGGATCTGCCTGGGCATGATGAGCTACGGCAGTCCTGAGTACCGCCCCTGGCAGCTGGACATCGACGACGCGCGGCCGATCGTGCGGCGCGCGGTCGAGAGCGGGGTGACCTTCTTCGACACCGCCGACATGTACGCGATGGGCCGGAGCGAGGAGATCACCGGGGAGCTGCTGCGGGAGCTCTTCCCCCGCCGCGACGACTACGTCCTCGCCACGAAGGTCTACTCCCCGATGGGAGAGGGCCCCAACGACCGGGGGCTGTCCCGCAAGCACATCCTGGCGGGCATCGACGCCTCGCTGCGGCGGCTGGGCACCGACCATGTGGACCTGTACCAGATCCACCGGTTCGACCCCGAGACGCCGATCGAGGAGACGATGGAGGCGCTCCACGATGTGGTGCGGGCCGGGAAGGCCCGGTACATCGGCGCGTCCTCCATGTTCGCCTGGCAGTTCGCCAAGGCCCAGCACACGGCCGGGACCCACGGCTGGACCCGCTTCGTCTCGATGCAGAACCACTACAACCTGCTGTACCGGGAGGAGGAGCGGGAGATGAACCCGCTCTGCCTGGACCAGGGCGTCGGCGTGATCCCCTGGAGCCCGCTGGCGCGCGGGCTGCTGGCCGGGACGCGCGACCGGGACCGCACCGGGCCGACGGTCCGGGCGGGCAACGATCCGCTGGTGGAGAAGTGGTACGCGGACGCGGAGTTCTCCATCGTGGACGCCACCCGCGCGATCGCCGCGGAGCGCGGGGTGTCCCCCGCGCGGATCGCGCTGGCGTGGCTGCTCGGCAGGCCCGCGGTCACCGCGCCGATCGTCGGGGCCACCAGGACCGCCCATCTGGAGGACGCGGTCGCGGCGGTCGGGCTGACGCTCGACGACGAGGAGGTGGCCCGTCTGGAGGTCCCCTACCGCCCGCGCCCCATCATGGGCCACGGCTGACGGGCGGGGCGCGCGGGACGGGGTGCGCGGGGCGGGGGTTCACGGCGCACGAGAGCCTCTCCCCCGCTCGCGTCGTCATCAGTTCATCGTCGAACCGATCTCGGTGCGGTCCATGACCACCAGGAAGCTGGTGACCGGCAGCGAACCGTCCTGCCGCCGCGAGCCGAGGGCCGTGGTGGGATCGGTGGTGACCAGCGGCGGGGTGACCGGGCCGCCCGGCGACCAGCTGTTGTCCCGGGAGACGGCGAGGTGTCCGGTGTCGGCGCTGCCGCGTCCGTTGGAGACCGCGAGGTTGCGGGTCAGGACGGCGCGGGAGCCGGCGAAGGAGTAGCCCTTGCCCCAGTTGGCGAAGGCGGTGGTGCGCTGGAGCCGGAGGGCTCCGGTGTTGCCGCCCGCGTCGAAGCCGCTCTTGGAGTTGTCCCAGGCGGCGGAGGACCGTACGACATGGGCGGGCGAGGGGGCGCCGACGCGGTCGGCGCCGAGTTGGAAGCCGCTGCCGTCGCCCTTGAAGTAGGGGATGTGCCAGCGGTTGCGGCCGTTTCCGAAGGCCCAGGAGTGCTCGATGGTGACCGGGCTCGCCCACATCCACAGGTCGAGGCCGTCGTCGCTGTTGTGGTACAGCCGGGAGCCGGTGACCACGTTTCCGGTGCCGGAGCCGTGGGTGATGGCTATGCCGTCGGCTCGCCGCCCGCCGGTGGCGTCGTCGTGGTTGCCGTAGGAGTCCAGGTTGCGGATGACGTTGTCGTGGGTGTTGTCGCCGCGGAGGGTGAGTCCGGTGTCGCCGTTGCCGTGCGTGCTGAGGTTCTGGAAGACGTTTCCCGCACAGGAGGTGCAGACCAGGCCGCCGCCCGGGGCGTTGCGCAGTTCGATCCCGGAGACCGTCCAGTAGTCGGCGCTGAGGGAGAGCAGGGCGGAGCCCTCACCCAGCCTGGAGCCGTCGATCCTGACCTTCTCCCCGCCGTACGGCCGCAGTCGGACGCGTTCGCGGGGAGTGCCGCTGACGGAGCTGCGCAGCGTGCTGGAGGGGTAGTAGGTACCGCCGCGCACCTCGATGGTGGTGCCTGCCTTGGCGGAGGAGAGCGCCTTTTCCAGGCTGCGGTACGGGGACCCCAGCGTGCCGGTGTTGCCGTCGCTGCCATGGGTGGCCACATACACGGTGGTGGGCACGGCGCTGGCACCCTCCGGCGAAGCCGTCAGATACACCCCGGCCACGGCCGACGCCACGATCACGGCGCTGCCCAGCGGCAGCGTGCGGTCCTTACGGCGCCGGTGGCGGCCCCGTTTGCGCCTCAGCCTCATGGCAACTCCTGTTCCGCGTCGAGAGAACGAGCCGGAGAATCCGGGCCGGCCCGCTCCATGTCGTCGTTGCCGCCAGTCCAGATTAGGTTGCCGGGCTCCCGAGGATTCTTAGATTACGAAATTCCGATCGCCTCGCGATAGCTTGAGACAACTCTTGATCGTTTTGTGGCCGAGGACGTGCGAGAACAGCGAGGTTCGCGTCGGTCTGTTGCCTCATGGACGATAGACCTTGCCCGGCTCCGGGGTGGCCGGGGCCAGCAGCTGGGAGACCGTCACCACGGTGTAGCCGTCCTTCTTCAGCTTCGCCAGGATGCCCGGCACCGCCGGTACCGTGCCCCGGTAGATGTCGTGCAGCAGGATGATCCCGTCACGCTTCGTCTGGTCCAGCACCCGCTTCTCGATCAGCTTCGAGTCGGTCGTCTGGTAGTCCTTCGCCGTCACGCTCCACAACACCTGTGCCACGCCCAGCTCGCGGCAGATCTTGATGATCCGCTCATCCGTACGCCCCTGCGGCGGCCGCATCAACAGGGGCTTGGTACCGGTGAGCTCGACGACGGCGTCCTGGACACGGGTGATCTGCGAACGCACCTCGTCGGAGTCGGTCTTGGTCAGGATCTTGTGCGACCAGGTGTGGTTGGCCAGCTCATGGCCCTCGGCCGCGATGCGGCGCACCAGGTCGGGGTGTTTGTCGATGTGGTTCTTGCCGAGCATGAAGAAGGTCGCGTGGGCGTGCTCGCGCTTGAGGATGTCCAGCAGCCGGGGGGTGTTCTCGCTGGGCCCCGCGTCGAAGGTGAGGGCCACGCACTTGGCGACGGCGCAGTCGACCGACGCATCCAGCGCCGCGTGCTCGGCGCCCGACGCCGCGTGCTCCCGGGCGCTGCGCGGCGAGGTGGTGTCGTAGGAGACGCCGCAGCCGCTGAGGCCCAGCGTCAGACACACAGCGCCCGCGAGGAGCCCGTACGTGCGGGATATTCGGGATATGCCGCCTTTTTGCTTCATCGAATCCCCGTCATCAGATAGTGCCCGTAATCGCCGTTGTGGTCAGCAACGGCCAAATGACGCCAACGGATACACAAACGCGTACAGTTGACGGCGCGCAGCGAGCACTATACATGGCAGGTATACATAAAGTTCATAGATGGATGACAGAAAGGGAGGCCGGGCGGGGCCAGTTACGCCCGGCCTCCCCGCTCTCAGGAGCGGCGGACCGTCACGGGCGGCCGGCGCCCGCGCCCCTGGCGACGACACCGGGCACCGCGCGGGGGTCGTCGACCCGGGTGCGCAGCGTCGGCGCCCAGCCCGCGTCGTCGCCCAACCGCTCCTCGGGAACGCCCGCGTTGTGGAGGGCGAGGAGATCGGCCGGCCGGCCGCCGAGGCGGTTGTTCCGCGCGGTCAGCGCCGTGCCGTTCCACTTCTTGATGATCTTCGCGGGGTCGACGGAGGAGGGCACCGTGAAGGCGTTGGCCTCGGCGACCAGTTGGGACTCGATGCCGATGCCCCAGCTGTAGACATAGCCGTCGCGGGGGGCCACGAAGTGGTTGTTGTAGACGTCCACCTTCCCGAACCGCACCCGCGGCGCCCGCTCCACGATGTTCCGGAACAGGTTGTGGTGGAGCGTGACCCGGAGCCTGCCGCGGTCCGTCGCGCCCGCGCTGTCGCTGTTGCCGATCATCAGCGTCTTGTCGTGGTCGGCGAAGACGTTCCAGGACGCGGTGACGAGATCGGCGCCGCGCACCACGTCCAGCTCACCGTCGTGCTGCTGGTAGAGCCGTCCGTAGTAGCTCGGCTGGGCGCTGTCGGGGCGGCGGCCGTCGGTGAAGGTGTTGTGGTCGACCCAGACATGGGTGGAGCCGTACACCACCAGGTTGTCGTACTCGGAGTTCCAGTTGCCCTCGTCGCCGTCGGTCGGGTCCCAGGCGGGGAAGCAGTCGAAGGCGTCCTCGAAGATGAGATTCCGGACGATGACGTTGTCCGCGCCCCTGATCTGGAGGCTCGCGCCCAGCAGCCGCGCGGTGCGGCCGAGGCCCACGATGGTGGTGTTGGAGCCCACCGTGAGCTGCACGCGTTCGGCCTGCCGGGCGGCGGAGGCGGCGCGGGCCTCCTCCTGCGGGCCGGACGGCTCGGCCTCGCCCCAGGTGGCCGGGTCGTAGGCGGTGAGGTAGGCGTCCAGGGAGTAGCCGTCGGTCGCGTAGTCCGCGCAGGACAGCGGCTTTCCGGCGGCGTCGGTGTTGGCGTCGATGGTGCCCTTGACGTAGATGAGCTTCGGGGTCGGATCGGCGTCGTTCAGCGCCTCGGCCAGCTCCGCCCGGTTGGTGACCGTGAACGTATGCGCCCGGTCGGCCTTACCGCCGCCGGTCGTACCGCCGTCGGCGGAGGCCCAGCCGTCATCGGCGGGGAGGGCGGCTCGGGCGACGGCGGACGGCGTGTGCGCCGAGGCGGGGACGGTGGCGAGAGCGCCGAGGGCGAGTGAGGCGCAGCCGAGTACGGCGGCGACGCGGGCATGGCGTCCGGGCATGACGGCTCCTGGGGAACGGGGTGGGCGGCGGGAGGGGTTACCAGGTGATCCAGCTGTCCGGGATCGCGTCGTCCAGACGCCGGACCTCGTTCGGGGCCAGCACCCGCGCGTCCTTCAGCCCGCGCGCGACGAGCCGGGCGACCTCGATCGCGCCGTGTGGCTGGAAGTGGGTGTTGTCCTGGAGCCCATCGGGGTAGTTGGGCCACTCCCCCGGGTCGAGCCAGTCGAAGCAGTCCTTGGTGGCCTCGGGCCCGAGCCGCTGCCACAGGGCGAGGCTGGTGGCCTGGACGTCGATCAGGGGCACCTGCTCGGCGCGGGCGAGAAGGCGCACCGCGTCGGGGTACGCGCCGTGCGTGGGCAGGGCGTTGCCCGCCGCGTCGAAGCGGCGGCGCTCGACGGAGGTCAGCAGCACGGGCCGGGCGCCGCGGTCGCGCGCGCCCTGGACATAGCGCCGCAGATACTCCGGATAGGTGGTCTGCGGATCGGTGCCGCGCGCCGGGTCATCGGTCTTCTCGTCGTTGTGGCCGAACTGCACGAGGAGCAGGTCACCGGGGCGGATGGCGGCCAGGACGGGGGTGAGCAGACCCTCGTCGTAGAAGCTCTTGGAACTGCGGCCGTTGACGGCGTGGTTGGCCACCGCGAACCGGTCGTCGCCGAGGAAGAACGGCAGGGCCATCCCCCAGCCGGTCTCGGGGGCGGCCGAGGGGGCCTTGGTCGCGGCGGTGGAGTCGCCCGCGATGTAGACGGTGCAGAGGCGGCGGGGACGGGCCTCGGCGGTGCCGGTGGCGGCGAGGACGAAGGGCAGCGCGGCGAGCGAGGCGGCCGCGTGTCTGCGGGACAGGGACATGGCGAAGCGGATGCCTTTCGTACGAAGCGTGCGGGTGCCCGGTGCGAACGGGCCCCGGGACGAGGGGCGCGGGGACGGAGGCGAAGGGGCGGCGGGGCGGGCGGGGCGGCCGTTCGGTGGGGCGCGGCCGCCCCGTACGCGCGGACGGCGGCTAGCCCTGGTGCTCCTTCCAGTCCGCCTGCGCCGCGTTGAGCTCCTTCGCGACCTTGTCGCAGAAGGCCTTGGCGGTCATCTGGCCGAGCAGCACCTTCTGGAAGCTGGGCTCGTTGTCGGCCTTGCTGATGTTGTTCCAGTCCGGGAGGTAGTACGGCAGCTGGACGACCTTGGTCCGCGGATCGTTGAGCGACTCCAGCGCGGCCTTGGTCGGCGGGGCCTCGGCGATCCAGTCGTCGTCCGCCGCGCCGACGTTGGCGGGGATCGCGCCGACGTCCTCGTTCCACAGGCTGTTCATCTCCGGGGAGGCCGCGAACTCGATGAACTTCCAGGCCGCCGCCTTGTTCTTGCTCGCCTTGAAGAGCCCGAGCCCGTCCACCGGGTTGGAGACGATGGTGCGCGCCGCTCCGGCCCGCGACGGCGGCAGCGGAATGCCCGCGATCTTGTCCTTGCCGAGCAGCCGTACGTGGTCGACATAGCTGCCGAGGTTGTGCTGGAGCATCCCGATGTCGCCCTGGTCGAACTGGGCGACCATCTTGGCGAAGTCGTTGTTGAGGTCCGCGGCGGGCGTGACCTTCTTGAAGAGCGCGACGTACTTCTCGAGCGCCGCGACGTTCTTCGGGTCGTTGAGCGTGGTTTTGTCGCCGTCCCAGAAGGACGAGATGCCGGACTGGGCGTACATCATGTCCAGCGCCTGGGCGATCGAGCCCGCACCGCCGCGCAGGGTGAAGCCGAACTTGTTGTCGCCCTTGTCGGTCAGCTCGTCGGCGGCCTGGTAGAAGTGCTCCCAGGTGTCGGGGGCCGGCAGCTTCGCCGCCTGGAACAGGTCGGTGCGGTACCAGAGGGTGCCCTGGTTGGCGGAGGTCGGGACGGAGTACAGCTCCTGGTCCGCACCGCCGGCCGCGCGGACGCTCTCGACCATGTTCTTGATCAGCTTGCCCTTGAGGGCGCTGTCGTCGATGCGGTCGGTGACGGGGTCGAGCGCGCCCTGGGCGACCAGGTTGGCCAGATAGGCGGTGCCCACGCCGCCGACGTCGGGCAGGCTGTCGCCGCCGCTCTGGATGGCGGTGTCGTACTTCGACTGCACATTGGTGATCGGGATCGGCACGTACGTGACCGTGATGTCGGGGTACTTGTCCTCGAACTTGGCGATGATCTGCTTCCAGATCTTGGTGCGGGGGCCGCCGTTGTTGTCCCAGAAGGTGATGGTGCCCTTGCCGGAGCCCTCCTCGCCGGTGGTCGAGCCGTCGTCCCCGCAGGCGGTGGCGGTCAGGGCGAGGGTGAGGGCGGCGGTCAGGGCGGCTGCGGTGCGGGTGGCGCCGCGGGTGCGTGGGTTCATGGATATGCGTCCGTCTCGTCGTGGGTTTCGCTTGCGGTCACCGGTCGGCACCGGCGGCTCCGGGGCGCGTCCGCTCCTACGGCGGTGGCTCATACGGCGGCCCCCTTGTCGGAGAGCTGCCCCGCGATCCGGGCGGCGGCGGGGCGGTCCAGACGGCCGTCGGCGACGGCGGTGACGATGCGCCGGGTGACGGTGTCGGCGGGGGCGATCGGCAGCGGCCGCTCCCAGGCGAGGGCCGAGCCCACCGCCGGGTGCTCCCCGGTGCGCACGCACCAGGGGTCGGCCCGGGTGTCGCCGGTCGCTCCGGCGAAGACCAGCGTCCAGTCGTCGGTGGCCAGCGCCAGCCAGTCCGCGGGCCGTCCGTGCACCGCCGCCTCGCCCTCGCCGTCGGCACTGAAGACGTGCGCGGGCTCGGGACGCCGCGGGAGGGGCCAGCAGAAGCCGCCCGCGTGGTCGGTGGCGCCGATGCCGATCTCCCGGCCGGTCACATTGGTGAGGGCGGAGGTGAAGTCCAGTGCCCAGCACCCCGTGCCGAGGGCCCGTACGGCCACCGTGCGGCGCTCCAGCAGCAGTTGCCGCCCGCCGGCCGTCCACGACAGCTCCTCCACGAACCCGTCGGGGTCGCGCAGCAGCCAGCTGAGATGGCGCTGGCTCCCCTGGTGGTCCAGCCGGCCCGGACCGCCCCGGAAGTCCCGTCCCGCCACCTCCGGGACGGCCATGGACACGCCCAGGTGCGCCGGATGTCCAGCGGGCCGCAGCCCGGTGACGGTGGCGCCGCCCAGGGTGCGCACGGGGTGCAGATACGGGCGTGGCGCGAGCGTGCCGGGCAGCTGGGGGCGGTGCACGTACGACCCGACGATCCGGCCCTCATGGCGCAGCACGGTGCACGGGGGACGGCGGGTGAGGGACGGGGTCAGCGGGTTGGAGGGGGTCAGCCGACTGGAGGGGGTCAGCCGGTTGGACGGGGGCAGCGGGTTGGGGGTCAGCGGGTTCGAGGGGGTCAGAGGTGTCATGGGTGCGGGACCTCCGCGGGGGGTGCGGCCCAGGGGGCGCGCAGTTCCGAGTACAGGGCGAGGCGCTCGGCGCCGGCGGTGACCAGTCGGTCGATGCCGGTCACCACGCGCCGCTTGGCGGCCCGCGCGGTGACGCCCGCACCGGGCTCGGTGCGCCAGGCGTCCGCGGGCAGCGGGACCGGTGCGGGGGCGGTCCGGACCGCCTCGACGACACGCATGAACGCGCCGGTGCGGTCCGGTGGGACGAGCAGTTCGGTGCCGTCGCGCAGATGCGCGACCAGGTTGTCCAGCAGGTCGGTGCGCGCGTGGTCGGTGGTCTCGGGCGGCGCTCCGTCGCGTTCGACGCGGACCCGGTCCAGCTTGTACCAGAGGGTGATCCGGCCCCGGTCGCCGTGGACGGTCACATACGGTTCACCGGGCTCCTCCGCGCACAGGGTGACGGCGGCGGCGATCGTGGTGCCGCCGGTGGTGCGGACGCGTACGCAGGAGGTGTCGTCGGCCTCGATGGCGTTGGCCCGGTACAGCTCCAGCTCGATACCGGCCACGTCCTCGGCCCGGTCGGCGCCGCCGAGGCTCAGGGCGGTGGCGACGGCGTGGGCGAGGGGGTTGGTGAGGACCCCGTCGACGACGTCACGGCCGTCGAGGGTGCGGTGTCCGGCCCAGGGGGCGCGGGTGTAGTAGTCCTCGTCGCGGGCCCACGCCCCGGCCGCGCCGATGCCGCGGATCGCCCCTATGCGGCCGTCGGACACGAGTTTCCGGATGGCGGGCAGGGCCTGGGAGCCGAGCGACTGGAAGCCGATCTGGCAGGCGGTGCCGTACCGGCGCAGCCCTTCGCTCAACCGGGTGAATTCGGCGTACGAGGGTGTGGGCGGCTTCTCCAGCAGAAGGTGCGCACCGCGCTCGGCGGCGGCGAGGGCGAGGTCGGCGTGGGTGTGGATCGGTGTGCAGATGACGGCGATCCGGGCGCCGGTCCGGGCCAGAAGTGCGGGCAGGTCGGCGGATTGTTCGGGCTCGCCGAGCCCGTCGCCCAGCTCCGTCGCCGTGAGGGGACGGAGTTCGCACACTCCGGCGAGCCGGACCTTCCGCTCGGCGGCCAGCCGGCGGATGTTGTCCAGGTGCCAGCGCCCGTGGCCGCGGGCGCCCGCGAGGACGACGGGTATCGGTTCGTCGGCCGGTGCCTCCCCGCGGCTTCCGGGGTGCGCCATGTCCATGCTCGGACCTCCTTGCTCGTTCACGAACGGTTGTGCCGCTGACCGGGTGCGTCGGCTCCGGTCGGCTGTTGACCGGCCGGCTCCCGGCCGGGCCGGTCAGCCCTTGACCGCTCCCGCGCTGAAGCCGGTGATCAGCCACTTCTGGATGAAGGCGAAGACGATGACGACCGGCACCGCGGCGATCACCCCGCCCGCCGCGAGCGCGCCCAGATCGACGCTGTCGGCGCCGATGAGGGTGTTGAGGCCGACCGGGATGGTCTGCTTGTCCTGGGAGCTGAGGAACATCAGCGCGAACAGGAAGTGGTTCCAGCTGTGCACGAAGGCGAAGGAGCCGACCGCGATCAGCCCGGGGCGCAGCAGCGGCAGCACCACCGCGCAGAAGGCCCGGAAGCGGCCGCAGCCGTCCACCCACGCCTGCTCCTCCAGCGACACCGGCACGTTCTTGATGAAGCCGCTGATGAGGATGATCGACAGGGGCAGCTGGAAGACCGTCTCCGCGATGACCACGCTCCCCAGCGAGTTGATCATCTGGAGGTTCTTGAAGATCTCGAAGAGCGGCACCAGCATCAGCGCGCCCGGGATGAACTGCGAGGCCAGCAGCGCCAGCATGAAGCCCTTCTTGGCCCGGAAGTCGAAGCGGGCCAGGGCATAGCCGCCGGCCAGCGCGACCGCCGTCGTCATCACCAGCGAGGCGACGCCGACGATCATGCTGTTCTGGAAGAAGATCCCGAAGCTGCGCTCGTTCCACACCTTCTGGAAGTGCTCACCCGTGACCGGCCAGGGCACCAGCGCGTTCGAGCCCGCGGGGCGCAGCGCGAACAGCAGCATCCAGTAGAAGGGGACGAGGGTGAACAGCAGGTACAGGCACAGCGGCAGATAGATCTGCCAGCGCGGTACGCCCTGGTCGAGCCCGCGCCGGCGCTTCGCGCGGGCGGCGGGCGGCGGGGCGGCCGCGGGGGCGGGCGGGGTGCCCTGCTCGGCGAGTGCGGTGGTCACGTGGTGTCGCCTCCGAACTTGCTCAGGCGCAGATAGAGGATCGAGCAGAAGAGGAGGATCACGAAGGCGACGGTGGTCAGCGCGGAGGCGTAGCCGAAGTCATGGCCGTTGATCCCGGTGTTGGCGACGTACAGCGGAAGGGTGGTGGTCTGCCCGGCCGGTCCGCCGCCGGTGAGGGTGTAGAGCAGATCGACGTTGTTGAACTCCCACACCCCGCGCAGCAGCGTGGACAGGATGATCGCGTCCTTGAGGTGCGGCAGGGTGATGTGGAAGAACCGCCGCGCCCGGCCCGCGCCGTCGACCGAGGCCGCCTCGTACAGGTCCCCCGGGATGGACTGGAGGTCGGCGAGGATGAGGATCGCGAAGAACGGGACGCCGCGCCAGAGTTCGGCGACCACGGCGGCCCAGAAGACGGTCCCGGTGTCGGAGAGCACCGAGGTGCCGTAGGTGCCGATCCCGGCGTCCGCGAGATAGCGGCTGATGCCGGTCGAGGGGTTGTAGAGCAGCATCCAGATGGTGGTGGTCAGCACCCCGGACACGGCCCAGGGCGAGAAGACCAGGGCGCGGGCGAGGCCGCGGCCCAGGAAGGTCTGGTTGACCAGCAGGGCGAGCGCGAGGCCGAGCAGGAGTTGCAGCAGCACCTCGGTGACGACCCATTTGCCGCTGAAGACGAGGGTGTCCCAGAACTGCGGATCGTCGGTGAAGACGCGGGTGAAGTTCGCGAAGCCGGCCCAGCCGTTCCGCCAGGGCTTGGTGACGTTGTAGTGCTGGAGGCTGTAGTAGAGGACGCTGAGCATCGGATAGGCGATGAAGCCCAGCATCAGCAGCCCGGCGGGGGCGATCAGCAGATACGGGAGGCGGCGGGGCGGTCCTCCGGTACGGCGCCGGGTGACCCGGGGTGGTTTCGCCACGGCGTCGGCCATGACTGCTTCTCCGTTCTCAGAGGTGCACGGGCGGGTCTTACAGGTACGAGCAGGGCGGGTGAAGCGCTTGCTGTGAAGCGCTTACCGAATGGCGTTCGATATGACGAACAAATCGTGCGCTGATGGATACGGGCTGCTCAGAGGGTGTGCGTCAGCCCGCGTAGGGTTCGGGAACCGCCCCTGGGCGGGCCAGGAAGCGGAAGTCGCATCCGGTGTCGGCCTGGGTCATCTGCTCCTGGTAGAGCGCGCCGTAGCCGCGTTCGTAGCGGGGCGGCGGGGCCGTCCACCGCGCCCGGCGCCGCTCCAGTTCGGCGTCGTCCACCTCCAGCCGCAGCGTCCGCGCCGCGACATCGAGGGTGATCGGATCGCCGTCGCGGACCAGGGCGAGCGGGCCGCCCACGTACGACTCGGGCGCGATGTGCAGCACACAGGCCCCGTAGCTGGTGCCGCTCATCCGGGCGTCGGAGATCCGCACCATGTCCCGCACCCCCCGCTTCAGCAGATGGTCGGGGATCGGCAGCATCCCGTACTCGGGCATCCCGGGGCCGCCGAGCGGACCGGCGTTGCGCAGCACCAGCACACTGTCCTCGGTGATGCCGAGGCCGGGGTCGTCGATGGTGGCCTGCATCGCCCGGTAGTCGTCGAAGACCACGGCCGG is a window from the Streptomyces luomodiensis genome containing:
- a CDS encoding ABC transporter substrate-binding protein; translated protein: MNPRTRGATRTAAALTAALTLALTATACGDDGSTTGEEGSGKGTITFWDNNGGPRTKIWKQIIAKFEDKYPDITVTYVPIPITNVQSKYDTAIQSGGDSLPDVGGVGTAYLANLVAQGALDPVTDRIDDSALKGKLIKNMVESVRAAGGADQELYSVPTSANQGTLWYRTDLFQAAKLPAPDTWEHFYQAADELTDKGDNKFGFTLRGGAGSIAQALDMMYAQSGISSFWDGDKTTLNDPKNVAALEKYVALFKKVTPAADLNNDFAKMVAQFDQGDIGMLQHNLGSYVDHVRLLGKDKIAGIPLPPSRAGAARTIVSNPVDGLGLFKASKNKAAAWKFIEFAASPEMNSLWNEDVGAIPANVGAADDDWIAEAPPTKAALESLNDPRTKVVQLPYYLPDWNNISKADNEPSFQKVLLGQMTAKAFCDKVAKELNAAQADWKEHQG
- a CDS encoding PmoA family protein; translation: MTPLTPSNPLTPNPLPPSNRLTPSSRLTPSNPLTPSLTRRPPCTVLRHEGRIVGSYVHRPQLPGTLAPRPYLHPVRTLGGATVTGLRPAGHPAHLGVSMAVPEVAGRDFRGGPGRLDHQGSQRHLSWLLRDPDGFVEELSWTAGGRQLLLERRTVAVRALGTGCWALDFTSALTNVTGREIGIGATDHAGGFCWPLPRRPEPAHVFSADGEGEAAVHGRPADWLALATDDWTLVFAGATGDTRADPWCVRTGEHPAVGSALAWERPLPIAPADTVTRRIVTAVADGRLDRPAAARIAGQLSDKGAAV
- a CDS encoding Gfo/Idh/MocA family protein; protein product: MDMAHPGSRGEAPADEPIPVVLAGARGHGRWHLDNIRRLAAERKVRLAGVCELRPLTATELGDGLGEPEQSADLPALLARTGARIAVICTPIHTHADLALAAAERGAHLLLEKPPTPSYAEFTRLSEGLRRYGTACQIGFQSLGSQALPAIRKLVSDGRIGAIRGIGAAGAWARDEDYYTRAPWAGHRTLDGRDVVDGVLTNPLAHAVATALSLGGADRAEDVAGIELELYRANAIEADDTSCVRVRTTGGTTIAAAVTLCAEEPGEPYVTVHGDRGRITLWYKLDRVRVERDGAPPETTDHARTDLLDNLVAHLRDGTELLVPPDRTGAFMRVVEAVRTAPAPVPLPADAWRTEPGAGVTARAAKRRVVTGIDRLVTAGAERLALYSELRAPWAAPPAEVPHP
- a CDS encoding carbohydrate ABC transporter permease → MTTALAEQGTPPAPAAAPPPAARAKRRRGLDQGVPRWQIYLPLCLYLLFTLVPFYWMLLFALRPAGSNALVPWPVTGEHFQKVWNERSFGIFFQNSMIVGVASLVMTTAVALAGGYALARFDFRAKKGFMLALLASQFIPGALMLVPLFEIFKNLQMINSLGSVVIAETVFQLPLSIILISGFIKNVPVSLEEQAWVDGCGRFRAFCAVVLPLLRPGLIAVGSFAFVHSWNHFLFALMFLSSQDKQTIPVGLNTLIGADSVDLGALAAGGVIAAVPVVIVFAFIQKWLITGFSAGAVKG
- a CDS encoding carbohydrate ABC transporter permease, with translation MADAVAKPPRVTRRRTGGPPRRLPYLLIAPAGLLMLGFIAYPMLSVLYYSLQHYNVTKPWRNGWAGFANFTRVFTDDPQFWDTLVFSGKWVVTEVLLQLLLGLALALLVNQTFLGRGLARALVFSPWAVSGVLTTTIWMLLYNPSTGISRYLADAGIGTYGTSVLSDTGTVFWAAVVAELWRGVPFFAILILADLQSIPGDLYEAASVDGAGRARRFFHITLPHLKDAIILSTLLRGVWEFNNVDLLYTLTGGGPAGQTTTLPLYVANTGINGHDFGYASALTTVAFVILLFCSILYLRLSKFGGDTT